The following is a genomic window from Rhizobium sp. NRK18.
GCTTCAGCATGGTGTCGCAGAAGTGGCGGGTCGGACCGTAGACCGAATCAACGATCAGGGCGTGATCGCCGGAAGAGAGGAAGGCGAGGAACGGAACCGTGACGGCGGCAAGGCCGGACGGCAGCAGGATCGTCCCCTCGGAGCCTTCCAGCGCGTTGATCGCATCGGCCAGCGCATCGGAGGTCGGTGTGCCGCGCGTGCCGTAGGAATATTTCTGTCCGCGCGTCTCCATGGTGTGCGCATCGGGAAACAGGACCGTCGAGGCGTGGACGACCGGCGGATTGACGAATCCATGAAACTCGCGCGGATTGTTTCCGCTGTGCGCCAGGCGGGTGTTGATGCCGGCACCATCCAGCTTTGACTTCATATCGTTCATCGGGGTCTGCCTATCATAGAAAAACTGTGGATACGGGGAGGATGTCGATGTCAGACATGGCCCGGATGGACAGTCCCGTCAAGCGCGAGATGTCCCGGTAAACTGCCGTAACGTCAGATGGGCTGGAATGGCCGACTTGTCACTTTTTTATGCAGCAAACTGCCTCATTTGACGGTTTCTGCCTGTTTTGCCGCCTGTTTTTACCAAAAGCCGCAATTGCGAAGGCGAAATATTAGATAAGGGTTGACCCTCAGCATTTTTTGCGACTGTGATAGCGGTACTCGCACCGGGAGGTTTCGCGAGACGTGCGGGGCTGGTCTGAAAACGGATCGGCCTTGCGCCAAACAGTCTTAAGACAACAGACAAACATAAGGTTGGGAAAAATGAAAAAGACACTTCTGTCCGCCGCTCTCGGCGCAGCAGTCTTTGGCCTCGGCGCACACGCCGCTTCTGCTACGACGCTGGACGACGTCAAGGCCAAGGGCTTCGTGCAGTGCGGTGTGAGCCAGGGTATTCCGGGCTTCTCGAACCCGAACGACAAAGGGGAATGGTCTGGTCTCGACGTTGATTATTGCCGTGGCATCGCAGCCGCCGTCTTCGGCGACGCAACCAAGGCGAAGTTCACGCCCCTCTCCAGCAAGGACCGCTTTCCGGCCCTGCAGTCCGGCGAAGTCGACGTCCTGACGCGTAACACCACCTGGACGATCAGCCGCGACACCTCGCTCGGCTTCAACTTCCGTACCGTCAACTACTATGACGGCCAGGGCTTCATGGTGAAGAAGAGCCTCGGCGTTTCGTCCGCTCTCGAACTCTCCGGCGCCGCCGTCTGCGTTCAGACCGGCACGACGACCGAACTCAACCTCGCCGACTACTTCAAGGCCAACGGCCTCGAGTACAAGCCGGTCGTGTTCGAAAAGGAAGCCGATGCCACCGGCGCTTATGACGCCGGCCGTTGCGACGTCTACACCACCGACCAGTCGGGCCTCTATGCCATCCGTCTGACGCTGAGCAGCCCGGACGACAACATGGTTCTGCCGGAAGTCATCTCCAAGGAGCCGCTTGGCCCGGCCGTCCGCCAGGGCGACGACCAGTGGTTCGACCTCGTCAGCTGGGTTCACTACGCCATGGTCAATGCTGAAGAACTCGGCATCACCTCGGCCAATGTCGACGACATGAAGGCCAACGGCAGCCCGGACATCAAGCGTATCCTCGGTTCCGAAGAAGGCACCAAGATCGGTACCGATCTCGGCGTCTCCAACGACTGGGCCTACAACATCATCAAGCAGGTCGGTAACTACGGTGAAGTCTTCGCCCGCAACGTCGGTCCGGAAACGCCCCTGAAGATCGACCGCGGCATCAACGCACTGTGGACCAAGGGCGGCCTGCAGTACGCTCCGCCGATCCGCTAAGACAAGTTCATTACTGACTTGATGTGGGGAGGCAGTGGCAACGCTGCCTCCCCATGTGCAACCCCGCAAGGGCAATGAAGACTCCCGCAAAGGGAGAATAAGGGGAAAAGGCAAAATGGCTGACCATGCGTTAAGCTCGCCAAACGCCGGATCCAGCAGTGGCACGTCACTCATCTACGACCCGAAAGTCCGTGGGATTTTCTATCAGGTCGTCACCGTCGCCTTGCTGGTCCTTTTCGTCTGGACCGTGACGAACAACACCATTCACAATCTTCAGAAAGCCAACATCGCCTCAGGTTTCGGCTTCCTGAACGGCCGCGCCGGTTTCGATATCGGCCAGCACCTGATCGCATATTCCAGCGACTCGACCTATGGCCGGGCGCTCGTCGTCGGCATCCTCAACACCCTCCAGGTCGCGGTTTTCGGCATCGTCACTGCCTCGATCATCGGCTTCCTGGTCGGCATCGGTCGGCTGTCCCACAACTGGCTGATCGCTAAGATCTGCCAGGTCTATGTGGAAATCTTCCGCAACATCCCGCCGCTCCTCGTCATCTTCTTCTGGTACAAGGGCGTGCTGGCGATCCTTCCGCAGCCGAAGGATGCCATCAAGCTTCCCTTCGACATCTTCCTCAGCAACCGCGGGTTTGCCTATCCCAAGGCGATCTTCGGCGAAGGCATGTTGTTCGTGCTCGCGGCCTTCGTGATCGGCATCATCGCCGCGATCGTCGTCTCCCGCTGGGCGACCAAGCGGCAGATGGCGACCGGACAGCAGTTTCCGAAGGGTTGGGCCAGCCTGGGCCTGATCATCGGCCTGCCGATCCTGGTCTTCCTCGTCATGGGCATGCCGGTCACCTTCGACATTCCCGTCGCCGGCCGCTTCAACCTCCAGGGCGGATCGCTGATCGGTCCGGAGTTCATGTCGCTCTACCTGGCGCTTTCCTTCTACACGGCAGCCTTCATCGCGGAAATCGTCCGCGGCGGCATCAAGGCGGTCGCCAAGGGCCAGACGGAAGCCGCCAATGCACTTGGCTTAAGGTCCGGCGTCACCACGCGGCTGATCATCATCCCGCAGGCGCTCCGGATCATCATTCCGCCGCTGACCAGCCAGTACCTGAACCTCACCAAGAACTCCTCGCTCGCCGTCGCCGTCGGCTTCGCCGACGTGGTGGCCGTCGGTGGGACGATGCTGAACCAGACCGGCCAGGCCGTCGAAATCGTCGGACTGTGGCTGTTGATCTACCTGTCGATGTCCATCAGCACGGCGATGTTCATGAACTGGTTCAACGCCAAGATGGCACTGGTCGAGAGGTAAGCACATGGCTACGAAAAACCTTGCCTACGTGCGTGGCGAAATGGCACCGGCCCAGCCGGCGCCATCCAGCGCCGTCGGCCCCATTCACTGGCTCCGCGAGAACCTGCTGGCAACGCCCAAGGACGTCGTACTGACGATCGTCGCCCTGGCGCTGCTGGCCTACATCCTGCCGGGCATCATCGACTGGCTGCTGATCAATGCCGTCTGGACCGGCAGCGATCGTACCGCCTGCGCCACCATCGCGCAGGGCGGCGTCCTGCCGGACGGCCAGAGCGGCGCATGCTGGGCCTTCGTCGGTGCGAAATTCCAGCAGTTCATCTTCGGTCGCTATCCGTATGTGGAGCGCTGGCGGCCGATGCTGGTCATGGCGATGTTCGTCGTGCTGCTGATCCCGATGCTGATCCCGAAGGCGCCGTACAAGGGCTGGAACGCGTTTCTTCTCTTCCTGGTGCTGCCCTTCGTGTCGTTCTTCCTGCTGCTCGGCGGCTTCGGTCTCCCGCACGTGGAAACGCCGCTCTGGGGCGGACTGATGATCACCCTGATCCTGTCCTTCTTCGGTATCGTTGTCTCGCTGCCGGTCGGCATCGTGCTGGCACTCGGACGACGGTCGAACATGCCCGTCATCCGGCTGCTCTGCGTCGTTTTCATCGAGGTCATCCGCGGCGTTCCGCTGATCACGGTCCTGTTCATGGCGAGCGTCATGCTGCCGCTGTTCCTGCCTGACGGCTGGACCTTCGACAAGCTCCTGCGCGCGCTCATCGGCGTGTCGCTGTTTTCGTCCGCCTATATGGCGGAAGTGATCCGCGGCGGCCTGCAGGCCATCCCGAAGGGTCAGTTCGAAGGCGCCGATTCGCTCGGGTTGAGCTACTGGCAGAAAATGCGGCTGATCATCCTGCCGCAGGCCCTCAAGCTTGTCATCCCGGGCATCGTCAACACCTTCATTGGTCTGTTCAAGGACACCTCGCTCGTCTCCATCATCGGTATGTTCGACCTGCTCGGCATCGTCACGCTGAACTTCTCGGACGCGAACTGGGCGACCCCCGTGACGCCGATTACCGCCTTTGTCTTTGCCGGCATGGTCTACTGGATCTTCTGCTTCGGCATGTCGCGGTATTCGCAGTTCATGGAACGTCACCTCGACACCGGTCACAAACGCTAAAAACCTCAGGGGAATACTGAAATGGCACAAGTTCAAACAACTGGCGCTGCCAAGCCCAAGACCGATACGGCCATCGAAATCACCGGCATGAACAAGTGGTACGGCGAGTTCCACGTGCTGCGTGACATCAATCTGAAGGTGACGTCGGGCGAACGCATCGTCATCGCCGGTCCGTCGGGCTCCGGCAAGTCGACAATGATCCGCTGCATCAATCGTCTGGAAGAGCACCAGAAGGGCAAGATCGTCGTCGACGGCATCGAGCTGACGAACGACCTGAAGAAGATCGACGAAATCCGACGGGAAGTCGGCATGGTGTTCCAGCACTTCAACCTCTTCCCGCATCTGACGATTCTGGAAAACTGCACGCTGGCGCCGATCTGGGTGCGCAAGATGCCGAAGCGTGAGGCCGAACAGATCGCCATGCACTTCCTCGAGCGCGTCAAGATCCCGGAACAGGCCAACAAGTATCCGGGCCAGCTCTCCGGCGGTCAGCAGCAGCGCGTGGCGATCGCCCGCTCGCTGTGCATGAAGCCGAAGATCATGCTGTTCGACGAACCGACCTCGGCGCTCGACCCGGAAATGGTCAAGGAAGTGCTCGACACCATGGTCGGTCTCGCCGAAGAAGGCATGACCATGCTGTGCGTGACCCACGAAATGGGCTTTGCGCGCCAGGTCGCCGATCGCGTCATCTTCATGGACCAGGGGCAGATCGTCGAACAGAATTCGCCGGCCGAATTCTTCGACAATCCGCAGCACGAGCGCACCAAGCTCTTCCTGAGCCAGATCCTGCACTAGTCTGCGGCTTTAATTCAGGCATTACGGCGGGGCCTTCACAGGCCCCGCTTTCGTTTGCGTGCAGAGTTCCCTTCCCGCCCGCCCCGGCAGTTGCGGTCGTGCCAGCCTCATGCATACTGCCCCCTCCAGTTGACCCGTTCCCGGAGGCACCATGTCCCACCATCTCAAGTTCTTCATCGACGGCGCATGGGTGGACCCGGACGAGGCGCGGACGCTCGACGTCATCGATCCGTCGACAGAGGAGCCCTTCACGCAGATTGCGATTGGCGGGCCGGCCGACGTCGACGCTGCGGTGGCGGCGGCCAGACGGGCGTTCGAGACGTTTGCCTTCAGCACGCGGGAAGACCGCCTCGCGCTGCTCAAGCGGATCCTCGCGGCCTACAACGACCGCTTCGAAGACATCGCTCGGGCCGTCAGCCGGGAAATGGGGGCGCCGATCGCCTTTGCCCGCGACAGCCAGGCATGGGCCGGCCGCGCCCATCTGGAGGCAACCATTGCCGCCTTCGAAGCCATGCACTTTTCCGAAACGATCGGGACGACGACCGTTCTTCGCGAACCGATCGGCGTCTGCGCGCTGATCACGCCCTGGAACTGGCCATTGAACCAGATCGTCTGCAAGGTCGCGCCGGCTATTGCCGCCGGTTGCACGGTGGTCCTGAAGCCGTCCGAGATCGCACCGATCAGCGGCATCATCTTCGCCGAGGTCATGGAGGCCGCCGGGACGCCGAAGGGCGTGTTCAATCTGATCAACGGCACCGGCCCCGATGTCGGCCAGGTCATGGCCGGTCATCCCGACGTCGACATGGTGTCCTTCACCGGCTCCACGCGGGCCGGCATCATCGTCGCCCGAACGGCGGCAGACACCGTCAAGCGCGTCGCACAGGAGCTCGGCGGCAAATCGGCCAACATCATCCTGCCGGATGCCGATTTCGACACCGCCGTCACCGAAGGCGTGAAGGGTTGTTTCGGCAATTCGGGGCAATCCTGCGATGCCCCGACGCGCATGCTGGTGCCGAAGGACCGGCACGACGAGGCCCTGGCGCTCGCCAGGACCGCCGCGGAGGCTTTCACCACCGGGGATCCGCGCAAGGCGGAGACCGATCTCGGCCCGGTCGTCAGCCAGGTGCAGTACGACAAGATCCAGCGGCTGATCGAAGCCGGCATCGCCGAAGGCGCGACGCTCGTGACCGGCGGCCCCGGCCGGCCGGAGGGCCTCAATCGCGGCTACTATGTCCGTCCGACGGTCTTCGGCCATGTCACTCCCGACATGACGATCGCGCGGGAGGAAATCTTCGGACCGGTGCTCTCAATCCTCTCCTACGAAGACGAAGAGGAGGCAATCCGCATTGCCAACGACACGGTCTACGGGCTCGCCGCCTACATCCAGTCCGGCAACATCGAGCATGCCCGCGCGGTGGCAAAGCGCATGCGGGCCGGGTCGGTCTATCTGAACTATCCCGACTGGGACACGTTTGCGCCGTTTGGCGGCTACAAGCAGTCCGGCAACGGGCGCGAATATGCCGGCTGGGGCATCCACGACTTTCTGGAGATCAAGGGCGTCGTCGGCTGGGGGCAATGACGCTCCCGGAGCGTCGGGACGAATTCGCCACCGTTCAACTGTCTGTCGCCAATCAGCGCGCCGCCGTCCGGTTCAAGCCCTAGTTTCAGGCAGTCGGCATATGCCCGTCACAGAATCCCGCTAGATCACGATGATCGGCGGGATATCGTTGCGCTGGTCATATTGCATCGCAGCATGATTCTTGTTGATATGTGGAGGAATCACATTGTCAGCCACGGACACCACCATGAACCGATATGATCTCATCGTCATCGGCAGCGGCCCGGCAGGCCGTCGCGCTGCCATCCAGGCCGCCAAGCTCGGCAAGGATGTGCTGGTGGTCGAGCAGGGCCGCCGCGTCGGCGGGGTGTCCGTGCATACGGGTACCATCCCTTCCAAAACTCTGCGCGAAACGGCCCTCAACCTGACCGGCTGGCGCGAGCGCGGCTTCTATGGCCGCTCCTACCGGGTCAAGCAGGAAATCAGCGCCGAGGACCTGCGCATGCGGCTCCTGAAGACGCTGGACTATGAAGTCGAGGTGCTGGAGCATCAGTTTGCCCGCAACCACGTGCACCACCTGCGCGGCAAGGCGCATTTCGTCGATCCGCACACGCTGGAAATCGAGAAGAGCGATGGCGAGATCTTAAGGGTCGAGGGCAGAGCGATCCTGCTCGCGATCGGTACGCGGCCGTTCCGACCGGATTACATTCCCTTCGACAACGACGCCATCATCGACAGTGACGAGCTGCTGGAATTGAAGACCCTGCCCCGCTCCCTGGCAGTTATCGGCGCCGGCGTCATCGGCATCGAGTATGCGACGATCTTTTCGGCGCTCGACGTTCAGGTAACGCTGATCGAGCCGCGCAACACGATGCTCGACTTCATCGACAAGGAAATCGTCAACGACTTCATCTACCAGCTGCGCGACCGCAACATGAAGCTGATGCTCGGCGAAACGGCCGAGAAGATCGAGCGCGAGCCGGGCGGAAAATGCCGGATCACGCTGAAGACCGGCCGGCTGATCACCGCGGACATGGTGCTGTTTGCGGCCGGGCGCATGGGCGCGACCGATACGATCGGGCTGGAGGCTGCGGGCCTGACGGCGGACAGCCGCGGACGGCTCAAGGTCAATCCGACGACCTTCCAGACCGATGTGCCGCACATCTACGCCGCCGGCGACGTCGTCGGTTTTCCGTCGCTTGCCTCGACCTCGATGGAACAGGGGCGGATTGCCGCCCGCCATGCGGTCGGAGCGAGCCATGCCGATCCGCCGCACTATTTCCCCTATGGCATCTATGCCGTGCCGGAAATTTCCACCTGCGGCCTGACGGAGGAAGAAGTAAAGGAGCGCGGCATTCCCTATGAATGCGGCATTGCGCGTTTCCGCGAGACCTCCCGCGGCCATATCATGGGCCTCGACACCGGTCTCCTCAAGCTGATCTTCTCGCTGAAGACGCGCCGCCTGCTCGGCATCCACATCGTCGGCGAAGGCGCGACCGAGCTCGTCCATATCGGCCAGGCCGTGCTCAACCTCAAGGGAACGGTCGAATACTTCGTCGAGAACACCTTCAACTACCCGACGCTGGCGGAGGCCTACAAGATCGCCGGTCTCGACGCCTGGAACCGCATGGGCGAGCTGCGCGACGAAGCCAAGGCAGCGGAATAAGCCAGAACACACCTCTGCGAGGTAATTGCATGCAAACGGCCTCCCGCATACGGGAGGGAGGCCGTCTGTATTTGGGCGACTTGCCTTGTGCTCAGGCGGCGTTCTGACGGCGCGGCTTGTGATTGGCTGCATCCGAACCCGGTTCGCGGATCGTACCGCGCCGGTTGAGCTTGAAGCGATTGACCAGTTCGGCAAGGCGCGCCGCTCCAGAGGCAAGACGCTCGCTGATGTGGGCCGTATTGCCCACGAGGCCGGAGTTCTGCTGTGTCATCTGGTCGAGCTGGTTGACCGCGGAGTTGATTTCTCCGAGGCTCGTCGACTGTTCTCTGGCCGCCGTGTTGATGGCATCGACATTGCGGTCGATGGCTTCGACCAACTCTTCGATCTTCTTCAGCGCCTCACCGGTTTCGCCGACGAACCGGACCCCCTCGCCCACTTCCTTTGACGAATTGTTGATCAACCCGGCAATTTCCTTGGCAGCGTTCGCCGATCGTTGCGCCAGGTCGCGGACCTCCTGCGCGACGACGGCGAAGCCCTTGCCCGCGTCGCCCGCACGCGCCGCCTCGACGCCGGCGTTGAGTGCCAGGAGGTTGGTCTGAAAGGCGATCTGGTCGATCACGTCGATGATCTTGCCAATCTCCTGCGAGGCACTCTGGATCCGGTTGATTGCCTGGATGGCATTCCCCACGACGTCTACCGACGCGGAGGCAGCCTTGCGGGCATCGCCGACCAGGCGGCGCGTCTCATGGGTGCGCTCGGAGGATTGACGGACCGTCACGGTAATTTCCTCCAGCGCGGCCGATGTCTGCTCCAACGCCGCGGCCTGCTGCTCGGTGCGCCGTGCCAGGCCTTCAGAGGCGCTGCTCATCTGCTGGCTCTCGCCGGCAAGGTCATTGGTCTGCTTGAGAACCTCAACCAGCGTCTCCTGGAACTTGGCGATCGACGTGTTGAAGTCTGTGCGCAGATGGTCAAATTCCGGAATGAACGGCTCGTCGATCGTGATGCGGATATTGCAATCCGACAGGCGGTTGAGGCCGGCGCCGACCGCTTCCAACGCCTTGACGCGTCCCGAGACGTCGCTCGCAAACTTGACCACCTTGATCACGCGGCCGTCCGCGCCCATCACCGGATTGTACGACGCCTGGATAAAGACCTTCTCACCATTTTTGGCGATACGGGTAAACTGATCGGACTTGAAATGGCCGGCCGCCAGATCCCGCCAGAAAGCGGTGTATTGTGGATTGCGGACATAGTCCGCCTCGCAGAACATCGAGTGGTGCTTGCCGCGAATTTCCGACAGTTCGTAGCCGAATGTCTTGAGGAAATTGCCATTGGCGGTGATGATCTCACCCTTCGGTGTGAACTCGATGATGGCCTGGGCCCTGTCAAGAGCCTCCAACTTCCCCTCGTTCTCGATGCTCGCCAGCTTTTTGGCGGTGATGTCGGTGGCAAGCTTCACGATCCGGTAGGGCTTGCCACGCTTGAAGATCGGATTATAGGTGGCCTCGATCCAGACCTCACGTCCGCCCTTGCCATAGCGCTTGAACTGGCCTTGTTCGTATCGGCCCTCACCAAGCCTCTGCCAGAAATCCCGATAGGCATTCGATTCCGCTTCGGCAGGATCGACAAACAACCGGTGCTTCTTCCCGATGATGTCGGCACGTTGATAGCCGAGCGCATCGCAGAAGTTCTTATTGGCATTGAGGATCGTTCCGGTCAGATCGAATTCGATGACCGCATGGGATTTGTCAACGGCCGCCAGCAGCGACTTTTCATATCCGCCGAAATCAATTGGAAACATGGGCCTTTTTCACTCCATCACTTGTTGCTGGAGAGACTGTTATGTTTGCCTTACTAAGTCATTAACCAATTGTTTCACAATGAAAATAATTATCCGCCAGATGCCCTGCAAAAAGCACGTCAGATATCCGTCGCGACGGGGGCGAGGCAGAAACAATTTGGGAGGCCGAAGCCTCCCAAATGTCTGATCACTCAGCGGCGTCGTCCGCCTTCTTCTTTTTCGGAGCCGCCTTCTTCTTCGGAGCGGCTTCTTCTTCGCTGGCCTCGGCGGCGTCGGCTGCTTCAGCCTTTGCCTTCTTCGGGGCTGCCTTCTTCTTCGGCGCTGCCTTCTTCTCTTCCGAGCCTTCGGCTTCATCGTCGGCCATCAGCTCTTCCTTGCTGACGGTCTTGTCGGTGACCTTCACTTCGCCGAGCAGGTGGTCGACCACCTTTTCTTCGAAGATCGGGGCGCGCAGCGAGGCGGAAGCGCCGGGCGTGTTGCGGAAGAAGTTGATGATTTCCTTCTCCTGGCCCGGGAAGTTGCGCAGCTGGTCGTAGAGAGCGCGCTGCATTTCGTCTTCGGTCACTTCGATGCCGGCCTTTTCGCCGATTTCGGAGAGAACGAGGCCGAGACGGACGCGGCGTTCAGCAAGCTTGGTGTACTCCTCGCGTGCCTTTTCTTCCGTCGTGTCTTCGTCTTCGAAGGTCTTGCCGGACTGTTCCAGGTCGGTGTTGATCTGGCGCCAGATGTTTTCGAACTCGGCGTCCACGAGCGACTGCGGCGTGTCGAACTTGTAGAGTTCGTCAAGCTGGTCGAGGATCTGACGCTTGACCTTCTGGCGCGTGACCTGACCGTACTGGCCCTCGATCTGGCTGCGGACGATTTCCTTCAGCTTGTCGGCGGATTCGAGGCCGAGCTTGGAAGCGAGGTCGTCATTGATCTCGACTTCGCCCGGGGCCGCCACTTCCTTGACCTTGACGTCGAAGGTGGCTTCCTTGCCGGCAAGGTTTGCCGCCGGATATTCTTCCGGGAAGGTCACGGTGATGGTCTTCTCGTCGCCGGCCTTGACGCCGACGAGCTGATCTTCGAAGCCCGGGATGAAGCGGCCGGAGCCGAGAACCAGATCGGCATCTTCTGCAGCGCCGCCTTCGAAGGCTTCGCCGTCAACCTTGCCGAGGTAATCCATGGTGACGCGGTCGCCATTGGCGGCCTTGCCCTTCTTGGCTTCGAAGGAACGGGCGCTCTCGGCGATCTTGAGGATCTGCTCGGTAACTTCCTCTTCCTCGATCTCGACGACTTCGCGGGTCACCTTGATGCCATCGACCGACTTCAGTTCGATCGGCGGGATGACTTCATAGGAGAGCGTGAATTCGAAATCGGCTTCAGCGGACAGGATCTTGTCGGCTTCGGCTTCGTCTTCGGTCATGGCGACGGCCGGCTGGGTCGCAGACTTTTCGCCACGCTCGGAGAGGATTTCGGTCGGCTTTTCACGAACGATCTCGTTGACGAGTTCGGCCATGATCGACTTGCCGTAAACCTTCTTCAGGTGCGAGACCGGCACCTTGCCGGGGCGGAAGCCGTTGATGCGAACCTTGTCCTTGGCTTCCGCCAGGCGCTCGTTCATCTTCGCTTCCATGTCTTTCGCCGGAACGACGACCTTGATTTCGCGCTTCAGCCCTTCAGCGAGCGTTTCGATAACCTGCATTGTCTTACCTTCACTTCGTAGCGGCCGTGACGGGACAGCCGATCGTTTCTCTGCCGATGCGGGAGCGTCCGTCCTGCCGCGACGTGTCAAATTCCTAGGCATTCCAGCGGGCTGACGTAAGCCTCAGCCGGATGCCGCGCTTATCCCGGATACGCTCTCAATGCTATCAAGAGTTCCGTTCCTCCCAGCCCGATCGCAATAGTGGTGCGGGTAGAGAGACTTGAACTCCCACGCCTTGCGGCACCAGAACCTAAATCTGGCGTGTCTACCAATTTCACCATACCCGCTCTCCAGATTGCCGCAGGCCATGAAAACATGGGCCCTCCGGGAAGCGGCGTCTCTATATCATCCGAACTGCCAAGCGCAAAGGAAAAATGACGGTTTGGCAACAGGATCGGCGCGGTCCCGCGATCCTTTGCTTTCAAAGGCGGACATTACGTAACGTAAATCGTCGTTTCGCCTTGCCGTTGCGTCAGTAGAGCGGCTCTTCGTAGGCCGGTTTGCCGTCATTATAAAGTGCGCGGATCTGCGGCTTGCCGTCTCTCGAGACCCGTACGGCCACCTGCAGCTTGCCTTCGTTGCGCAGATCCTCAAGGGCCTTGCCCTCGCCTTCGGGAACATAATAGCGTTCGATGCCGTAGGTGACCCTGAAATCCGTCGCGTACTGGTAATCCGTGTAGCGGAACGGCAATGTCCTGATGACCACCTCGCCGTCGGCTGCCGGCCCGGAATCGCCGAAGGTCGCACCAGCGACGCCGTATGTCCCGTCCTCC
Proteins encoded in this region:
- the tig gene encoding trigger factor; translation: MQVIETLAEGLKREIKVVVPAKDMEAKMNERLAEAKDKVRINGFRPGKVPVSHLKKVYGKSIMAELVNEIVREKPTEILSERGEKSATQPAVAMTEDEAEADKILSAEADFEFTLSYEVIPPIELKSVDGIKVTREVVEIEEEEVTEQILKIAESARSFEAKKGKAANGDRVTMDYLGKVDGEAFEGGAAEDADLVLGSGRFIPGFEDQLVGVKAGDEKTITVTFPEEYPAANLAGKEATFDVKVKEVAAPGEVEINDDLASKLGLESADKLKEIVRSQIEGQYGQVTRQKVKRQILDQLDELYKFDTPQSLVDAEFENIWRQINTDLEQSGKTFEDEDTTEEKAREEYTKLAERRVRLGLVLSEIGEKAGIEVTEDEMQRALYDQLRNFPGQEKEIINFFRNTPGASASLRAPIFEEKVVDHLLGEVKVTDKTVSKEELMADDEAEGSEEKKAAPKKKAAPKKAKAEAADAAEASEEEAAPKKKAAPKKKKADDAAE
- a CDS encoding GDYXXLXY domain-containing protein is translated as MSEATFGMSNRTRTRLVVAALCMVVLQIGLIGYMTWARAAILRDGAEVLLQTRAVDPRDFLRGDYVTLNYDISTVPRALVAGPKPSPGDAVTLSVRLKKQEDGTYGVAGATFGDSGPAADGEVVIRTLPFRYTDYQYATDFRVTYGIERYYVPEGEGKALEDLRNEGKLQVAVRVSRDGKPQIRALYNDGKPAYEEPLY